The proteins below are encoded in one region of Juglans microcarpa x Juglans regia isolate MS1-56 chromosome 4D, Jm3101_v1.0, whole genome shotgun sequence:
- the LOC121261131 gene encoding histidine-containing phosphotransfer protein 4-like, with amino-acid sequence MDKNPLQHQLDMKRSLLDQGYLDEQFIQLEELEDDDNPNFVEEMVTTFYANSARLLQNIEQALGSRPIDFTKLDDSMHQFKGSSSSIGASRVKKECTLFMEYCEAANAEGCIRTFREVKQEHASLKTKLEDYFKLARQGGPSAGGQAGR; translated from the exons ATGGACAAGAATCCCTTGCAACACCAGCTTGACATGAAGAGGTCCCTCCTCGACCAG GGGTACCTTGATGAGCAATTTATTCAGCTTGAGGAGTTGGAAGATGATGACAACCCTAATTTCGTAGAGGAAATGGTGACAACTTTCTATGCTAATTCTGCTAGACTTCTACAAAACATAGAGCAAGCACT GGGTAGTCGGCCTATTGATTTCACCAAGCTGGATGATTCCATGCACCAATTCAAGGGTAGCAGCTCAAG CATAGGAGCCTCGAGAGTGAAGAAAGAATGCACACTATTCATGGAATACTGCGAGGCAGCTAATGCAGAAGG ATGCATTAGGACTTTCCGAGAAGTCAAACAAGAGCATGCAAGTTTGAAGACGAAGCTGGAAGATTATTTTAAG TTGGCACGACAAGGTGGACCATCAGCAGGAGGCCAAGCCGGCCGATAA
- the LOC121261132 gene encoding NADP-dependent malic enzyme isoform X2 has translation MHNLRQYKVPLQRYMAMMDLQERNERLFYKLLIDNVEELLPVVYTPTVGEACQKYGSIFRHPQGLYISLKEKGKILEVLKNWPEKSIQVIVVTDGERILGLGDLGCQGMGIPVGKLSLYTALGGVRPSACLPITIDVGTNNEQLLKDEFYIGLRHKRATGQEYAELLDEFMNAVKQNYGEKVLIQFEDFANHNAFELLSRYRSSHLVFNDDIQGTASVVLSGIIAALKLVGGSLADHTFLFLGAGEAGTGIAELIALEMSKQTKAPLEQTRKKIWLVDSKGLIVSSRRELLQHFKKPWAHDHEPVKGLLDAVKAIKPTVLIGSSGVGKTFTKEVVETMASFNEKPLILALSNPTSQSECTAEEAYAWSEGRAIFASGSPFDAVEYGGKVFVPGQANNAYIFPGLGLGLIISGAIRVHDDMLLAASEALAAQVTRENFYKGLIYPPFSNIRKISAHIAANVAAKAYDLGLASRLPRPKDLVKYAESCMCSPIYRSYR, from the exons ATGCACAATCTTCGCCAATACAAAGTTCCATTGCAAAGGTACATGGCCATGATGGATCTTCAG GAGAGAAATGAAAGGCTGTTTTACAAGCTTTTGATCGATAATGTTGAGGAACTGCTTCCAGTTGTGTACACTCCAACTGTTGGTGAAGCTTGCCAGAAATATGGAAGCATTTTTAGGCATCCACAGGGACTTTACATCAGTTTGAAAGAGA AGGGTAAGATTCTTGAAGTCTTGAAAAATTGGCCGGAGAAGTCTATTCAAGTTATTGTCGTGACTGATGGTGAGCGTATATTGGGGCTTGGTGATCTTGGCTGCCAG GGAATGGGGATTCCTGTCGGAAAACTTTCTCTGTATACAGCGCTCGGAGGAGTACGTCCTTCAGCA TGCTTGCCTATAACCATCGACGTTGGCACAAACAATGAGCAGCTGTTGAAGGATGAATTTTACATTGGGCTCAGGCATAAAAGGGCAACTGGGCAG GAATATGCAGAGCTTCTAGACGAGTTCATGAATGCGGTTAAACAGAACTACGGGGAGAAGGTTCTAATACAG TTTGAGGATTTTGCTAATCATAATGCATTCGAGCTGCTGTCACGATACcgttcatctcatctcgtctttAATGATGATATACAA GGCACAGCATCTGTGGTATTATCAGGGATTATAGCAGCCCTGAAATTAGTTGGTGGAAGCTTAGCTGACCACACTTTCTTGTTCCTCGGTGCCGGAGAA GCTGGAACCGGTATAGCGGAGCTCATAGCACTTGAGATGTCAAAGCAG ACAAAAGCTCCACTAGAACAAACCCGCAAGAAGATTTGGCTTGTGGACTCAAAG GGACTGATTGTTAGCTCCCGTAGGGAGTTACTTCAACACTTCAAGAAGCCTTGGGCTCATGACCATGAACCTGTTAAGGGGCTCTTGGATGCTGTCAAG GCAATCAAGCCTACGGTTCTGATAGGATCGTCCGGAGTGGGAAAGACTTTTACAAAGGAGGTTGTGGAGACCATGGCATCTTTCAATGAG AAACCTCTGATTTTAGCCCTTTCCAACCCAACTTCACAGTCTGAGTGTACTGCTGAAGAAGCTTATGCATGGAGCGAG GGCCGAGCGATCTTTGCCAGTGGAAGCCCATTCGATGCTGTTGAGTATGGTGGGAAGGTTTTTGTGCCCGGCCAG GCCAACAATGCTTACATCTTTCCTGGTCTTGGTTTGGGTTTGATCATCTCTGGTGCAATTCGAGTGCACGATGACATGCTTCTGGCAGCCT CGGAAGCTTTGGCTGCACAAGTGACACGGGAAAACTTTTATAAGGGGCTGATTTACCCACCATTCTCCAATATCAGAAAGATATCTGCCCACATTGCTGCTAATGTCGCTGCCAAGGCATATGACCTCG GTCTTGCTTCTCGCCTCCCTCGACCCAAGGATCTTGTTAAGTATGCAGAGAGCTGCATGTGCAGCCCAATTTACCGTAGCTATCGTTGA
- the LOC121261132 gene encoding NADP-dependent malic enzyme isoform X1, translated as MDKTMKEMRNGTGDSVMDVEGKSGFGGGVEDVYGEDSATEDQPVTPWTVSVASGYTLLRDPRHNKGLAFNGKERDAHYLRGLLPPSVLSQELQERKLMHNLRQYKVPLQRYMAMMDLQERNERLFYKLLIDNVEELLPVVYTPTVGEACQKYGSIFRHPQGLYISLKEKGKILEVLKNWPEKSIQVIVVTDGERILGLGDLGCQGMGIPVGKLSLYTALGGVRPSACLPITIDVGTNNEQLLKDEFYIGLRHKRATGQEYAELLDEFMNAVKQNYGEKVLIQFEDFANHNAFELLSRYRSSHLVFNDDIQGTASVVLSGIIAALKLVGGSLADHTFLFLGAGEAGTGIAELIALEMSKQTKAPLEQTRKKIWLVDSKGLIVSSRRELLQHFKKPWAHDHEPVKGLLDAVKAIKPTVLIGSSGVGKTFTKEVVETMASFNEKPLILALSNPTSQSECTAEEAYAWSEGRAIFASGSPFDAVEYGGKVFVPGQANNAYIFPGLGLGLIISGAIRVHDDMLLAASEALAAQVTRENFYKGLIYPPFSNIRKISAHIAANVAAKAYDLGLASRLPRPKDLVKYAESCMCSPIYRSYR; from the exons CGGGTATACCTTGCTGCGGGATCCACGCCACAACAAAGGGCTTGCCTTCAAcgggaaagagagagatgctCACTACTTGCGAGGTCTTCTGCCTCCATCAGTGCTTTCTCAGGAGCTTCAG GAAAGGAAGTTAATGCACAATCTTCGCCAATACAAAGTTCCATTGCAAAGGTACATGGCCATGATGGATCTTCAG GAGAGAAATGAAAGGCTGTTTTACAAGCTTTTGATCGATAATGTTGAGGAACTGCTTCCAGTTGTGTACACTCCAACTGTTGGTGAAGCTTGCCAGAAATATGGAAGCATTTTTAGGCATCCACAGGGACTTTACATCAGTTTGAAAGAGAAG GGTAAGATTCTTGAAGTCTTGAAAAATTGGCCGGAGAAGTCTATTCAAGTTATTGTCGTGACTGATGGTGAGCGTATATTGGGGCTTGGTGATCTTGGCTGCCAG GGAATGGGGATTCCTGTCGGAAAACTTTCTCTGTATACAGCGCTCGGAGGAGTACGTCCTTCAGCA TGCTTGCCTATAACCATCGACGTTGGCACAAACAATGAGCAGCTGTTGAAGGATGAATTTTACATTGGGCTCAGGCATAAAAGGGCAACTGGGCAG GAATATGCAGAGCTTCTAGACGAGTTCATGAATGCGGTTAAACAGAACTACGGGGAGAAGGTTCTAATACAG TTTGAGGATTTTGCTAATCATAATGCATTCGAGCTGCTGTCACGATACcgttcatctcatctcgtctttAATGATGATATACAA GGCACAGCATCTGTGGTATTATCAGGGATTATAGCAGCCCTGAAATTAGTTGGTGGAAGCTTAGCTGACCACACTTTCTTGTTCCTCGGTGCCGGAGAA GCTGGAACCGGTATAGCGGAGCTCATAGCACTTGAGATGTCAAAGCAG ACAAAAGCTCCACTAGAACAAACCCGCAAGAAGATTTGGCTTGTGGACTCAAAG GGACTGATTGTTAGCTCCCGTAGGGAGTTACTTCAACACTTCAAGAAGCCTTGGGCTCATGACCATGAACCTGTTAAGGGGCTCTTGGATGCTGTCAAG GCAATCAAGCCTACGGTTCTGATAGGATCGTCCGGAGTGGGAAAGACTTTTACAAAGGAGGTTGTGGAGACCATGGCATCTTTCAATGAG AAACCTCTGATTTTAGCCCTTTCCAACCCAACTTCACAGTCTGAGTGTACTGCTGAAGAAGCTTATGCATGGAGCGAG GGCCGAGCGATCTTTGCCAGTGGAAGCCCATTCGATGCTGTTGAGTATGGTGGGAAGGTTTTTGTGCCCGGCCAG GCCAACAATGCTTACATCTTTCCTGGTCTTGGTTTGGGTTTGATCATCTCTGGTGCAATTCGAGTGCACGATGACATGCTTCTGGCAGCCT CGGAAGCTTTGGCTGCACAAGTGACACGGGAAAACTTTTATAAGGGGCTGATTTACCCACCATTCTCCAATATCAGAAAGATATCTGCCCACATTGCTGCTAATGTCGCTGCCAAGGCATATGACCTCG GTCTTGCTTCTCGCCTCCCTCGACCCAAGGATCTTGTTAAGTATGCAGAGAGCTGCATGTGCAGCCCAATTTACCGTAGCTATCGTTGA
- the LOC121261133 gene encoding LOW QUALITY PROTEIN: uncharacterized protein LOC121261133 (The sequence of the model RefSeq protein was modified relative to this genomic sequence to represent the inferred CDS: inserted 1 base in 1 codon): MDDDGILEIERHQMEQIRELDLEELQVEEVDDLYGSSDDDLVTTDRGYGGAAMSGEITFNTCLASLHTYLGEVEDTHRRMAFLEGGAILNLPLFYLEGVVLFPEATLPLRVIQPVFIAAVEKALTQVDAPYTIGVVHVHRDPANGRIRFATIGTTAEIRQYRRLEDGSLNVVTRGQQRFRLRKRWIDVEAVPCGEVQIIQEDQPLRTPRDAFGKLTPFSNLRSHVASRTLPLHASHAKLHQSRDEENVSDSNSEGSFESALSPVERTIHHSAVYSSNGCDIMDESTSSDDDKFLCGSDLQFRRPSLNDSESMGSLHADHKKQIGIAELGLGNSSTSGRQSCKREEPDHCWEKTDFNNVRRAPRAFWPYWVYRMYDSYSLAERAADMWKRIVGAPSMDGLVRKPDILSFHIASKIPVSEFTRQELLEIDGISYRLRREIELLESVNLIQCKNCQTVIARRSDMLVMSSEGPLGAYVNPHGYVHEIMTLYRANGLAQRGRPHLEYSWFPEYAWTITNCATCETQMGWLFTATNKKLKPRLFWXIRSSQVADDMQ; encoded by the exons ATGGACGACGATGGCATTCTAGAGATAGAGAGGCACCAGATGGAGCAGATTCGAGAGCTCGATCTCGAGGAACTCCAGGTCGAAGAGGTCGATGACCTCTACGGCTCATCCGACGATGACCTTGTCACCAC TGATCGTGGTTATGGCGGTGCTGCCATGTCTGGCGAAATTACATTTAACACCTGTTTGGCTTCATTACATACGTATCTTGGTG AGGTTGAAGACACTCATCGTCGGATGGCATTTTTGGAAGGTGGTGCCATTTTGAACCTCCCACTGTTCTATCTTGAAG GAGTTGTTCTGTTCCCAGAGGCCACCCTTCCTCTAAGAGTTATCCAGCCAGTTTTTATAGCTGCCGTTGAGAAAGCATTGACCCAGGTTGATGCTCCTTATACAATTGGTGTG GTCCATGTTCATAGGGATCCTGCTAACGGGAGGATAAGGTTCGCAACCATTGGGACAACAGCAGAG ATTCGGCAATACCGTCGGTTAGAGGATGGTTCTCTGAATGTGGTTACTCGTGGGCAGCAGAGATTTCGTTTAAGGAAACGTTGGATTGATGTGGAAGCAGTG CCATGCGGGGAGGTCCAAATTATCCAGGAGGATCAACCATTAAGGACACCACGTGATGCATTTGGAAAATTGACTCCATTTAGTAATCTTCGGAGCCATGTAGCCTCACGTACACTGCCTTTACATGCTTCTCATGCTAAATTGCATCAATCTAGAGATGAGGAAAATGTTTCAGACTCAAACTCCGAAGGAAGCTTTGAGAGTGCACTCTCCCCTGTAGAAAGGACAATCCACCATTCTGCAGTTTATTCTTCTAATGGGTGTGATATAATGGATGAATCAACTAGTAGTGATGATGACAAGTTCTTGTGTGGGTCAGACCTACAATTTAGAAGGCCTTCCCTGAATGACTCTGAGTCCATGGGATCATTGCATGCAGACCACAAGAAGCAAATAGGAATTGCTGAGTTGGGATTGGGAAATAGCTCAACTTCAGGAAGGCAATCTTGCAAAAGAGAAGAGCCAGACCATTGTTGGGAAAAAACAGACTTCAACAACGTTCGCAGAGCTCCAAGAGCATTCTGGCCCTACTGGGTTTACCGTATGTATGACTCCTATAGCCTTGCTGAAAGGGCTGCAG ATATGTGGAAAAGGATAGTTGGGGCACCCAGCATGGATGGCCTTGTTCGGAAACCCGATATTTTGTCATTTCATATTGCCAGTAAAATCCCTGTTTCtgaatttacaaggcaggagctCCTAGAGATTGATGGAATTTCATATAGATTGCGCCGTGAAATTGAGTTACTTGAGAGTGTCAATCTTATTCAGTGTAAAAACTGTCAG ACTGTAATTGCAAGGCGGAGTGATATGCTGGTCATGTCCAGTGAAGGTCCTCTTGGTGCTTATGTGAACCCTCACGGTTATGTGCATGAAATAATGACACTCTACAGAGCAAATGGCTTAGCGCAAAGGGGGCGACCGCATTTAGAATACAGCTGGTTTCCTGA GTATGCATGGACGATCACCAACTGTGCCACTTGTGAAACCCAAATGGGTTGGCTATTCACTGCCACAAATAAGAAGTTGAAGCCAAGATTGTTTT GGATTAGGAGTTCTCAAGTTGCTGATGACATGCAGTAA